A window of Strix aluco isolate bStrAlu1 chromosome 11, bStrAlu1.hap1, whole genome shotgun sequence contains these coding sequences:
- the LOC141928086 gene encoding heat shock transcription factor, X-linked-like has product MASEGSFGPAGTEKMEREFSSLSFPQKLWSIVESDKFQSIWWSESRKCVAINAELFEEEVLSREGPLRVFGTQKMKSFLRQLNNYGFTKMRRDRQRSAYLPEFLAEEAAASAHHQILHYYNPSFNREHPHLLAQCKRIVGRKRRAPKAPEVDKRHPASSPDGQSAGDTPASPPVLTIPTKRRAESPPSLGSAHPSPQAAALTPPEPAGAIGNVGFTLGQILGGLQDAAAASSLIAALMLGIATGLAEPLQSQSPAIPHCPTCTCSLLPLWPSLAHPRESVESGQQGI; this is encoded by the exons ATGGCCAGCGAGGGAAGCTTCGGTCCAGCTGggacagaaaaaatggaaagagaatttTCATCCCTCAGCTTTCCACAGAAGCTTTGGAGCATAGTGGAAAGCGACAAGTTTCAGTCCATTTGGTGGAGCGAGAGCAGAAAATGCGTGGCCATCAATGCGGAGCTCTTCGAAGAGGAGGTGCTGAGCAGGGAAGGACCTCTGCGTGTTTTTGGCACACAGAAGATGAAGAGTTTCCTGCGGCAGCTGAACAACTATGGATTCACCAAAATGCGGCGGGATCGCCAAAGATCTGCCTACCTGCCTGAGTTCCTGGCAGAAGAAGCAGCGGCTTCTGCTCACCACCAG ATACTCCACTACTATAACCCCAGCTTTAACAGAGAGCATCCCCACCTGCTGGCACAGTGCAAGAGGATAGTTGGCCGCAAACGGAGAGCCCCGAAGGCACCGGAGGTGGACAAAAGGCACCCGGCCAGCAGCCCAGATGGTCAGTCTGCAGGGGACACGCCAGCATCTCCACCCGTGCTGACCATACCCACCAAGCGACGGGCTGAATCACCTCCCAGCCTCGGCAGTGCCCATCCATCTCCACAGGCAGCTGCTCTCACACCTCCGGAGCCTGCCGGAGCAATAGGCAACGTGGGGTTCACCCTCGGCCAAATCCTGGGTGGCCTCCAGGATGCTGCTGCCGCTTCTTCACTGATTGCAGCGCTCATGCTGGGAATAGCCACAGGTCTGGCGGAGCCACTCCAGAGCCAAAGCCCAGCAATCCCCCACTGTCCCACCTGCACCTGCAGCCTGCTGCCATTGTGGCCCAGCCTGGCACATCCTAGAGAGAGCGTGGAGAGTGGGCAGCAGGGCATTTAG